A DNA window from Anastrepha obliqua isolate idAnaObli1 chromosome 5, idAnaObli1_1.0, whole genome shotgun sequence contains the following coding sequences:
- the LOC129247862 gene encoding uncharacterized protein LOC129247862, translating to MKVEKLRRNFWISAEIECMLNLLREVYNVQGTTATTNYTFILIANKMRKRGFPNKSAAQIRRKWFQMKSAYLCYKRGNTERLLLIPEKFRPTIAEFVDKEVKIHTYSELPASPTSPPAPPPPVVAAPAPPPAPAPVPVQTPPATITSNANYKMRDTSNVAKPSLSFGKNLYRDSRFDDFLSRVKQTHKIINNDFANMQKILMDFEHECQSERDAKLIQFIKNTKYNF from the exons atgaaagttgaaaaattaagGCGGAATTTCTGGATTTCCGCAGAAATCGAATGTATGTTAAATTTGTTGCGTGAAGTGTACAACGTGCAAGGAACCACTGCAACGACAAATTACACTTTTATCCTAATTGCTAATAAGATGAGAAAACGAGGATTCCCCAACAAATCGGCTGCACAGATACGTCGGAAATGGTTCCAAATGAAGTCGGCTTATTTGTGTTACAAGCGTGGTAATACCGAGAG ATTGCTTTTAATACCTGAAAAATTCCGACCAACAATAGCAGAATTCGTGGACAAAGAAGTTAAGATACATACCTATTCAGAGTTACCAGCGTCTCCAACATCACCACCAGCGCCTCCGCCACCAGTTGTCGCGGCACCGGCCCCACCACCAGCACCAGCGCCAGTGCCAGTGCAAACACCTCCAGCTACCATTACCAGCAACGCAAATTATAAGATGAGAGATACTTCCAATGTTGCAAAACCATCACTGA GTTTCGGCAAAAATCTTTACAGGGATAGTAGATTTGATGATTTTCTCTCTCGTGTAAAGCAAACACACAAAATCATAAATAATGATTTTGCTAATATGCAGAAAATTCTAATGGATTTCGAACATGAATGCCAGTCCGAGAGAGACGCtaaattaatacaatttattaaaaatactaaatataatttctaa
- the LOC129249104 gene encoding DNA damage-regulated autophagy modulator protein 1, whose product MSYIYLFPVAVFLLFQITFLGTYIAAVLQGHVVPTVPYISDDATYSPESCVFGQLINFGSILLGITIYIRYRQIQQLYSHHPDLGSLLLHYNKIAFWFGLTSCLGISIVGNFQETNVRIVHFTGAFCCFGCGTVFFWLQALITYMVYPIASTKLYAHIRLGMSICCTVLFILIAVTGVMSHILFKGENPRQWYPSDGGWYFHVISSISEWIMATIFCFYILTFTEEFRDVRLDHPELTLISYSITL is encoded by the exons ATGTCATATATATATCTTTTCCCGGTCGCagtttttttactgtttcagaTTACATTTCTAGGAAC TTATATCGCTGCTGTTCTTCAGGGTCACGTAGTGCCCACAGTGCCATATATCAGTGATGATGCCACATATTCCCCAGAAAGTTGCGTATTTGGGCAGCTGATAAATTTTGGCAGCATCCTAT TGGGCATCACAATTTATATACGATACCGACAAATTCAGCAACTATACAGTCATCATCCCGATTTGGGCTCTTTACTACTGCATTACAATAAGATTGCATTTTGGTTTGGATTAACTTCTTGTTTGGGCATAAGCATTGTTGGAAACTTTCAGGAAACTAATGTACGCATCGTACACTTTACCGGTGCATTTTGTTGCTTTGGCTGTGGCACAGTATTCTTTTGGTTGCAGGCATTAATTACGTACATGGTTTATCCGATTGCAAGTACGAAATTATACGCTCACATTCGTTTGGGAATGTCCATTTGCTGCACCGTTCTATTCATATTGATCGCCGTTACTGGGGTTATGTCACATATTCTTTTCAAAGGCGAAAATCCTAGGCAATG GTATCCTTCGGATGGTGGCTGGTATTTCCACGTAATAAGCTCAATATCGGAGTGGATTATGGCTACTATCTTCTGTTTctatattttgacctttacggaGGAGTTTCGCGATGTTAGACTTGATCATCCGGAATTGACGTTGATCTCATATTCaataactttgtaa